In the genome of Nonlabens sp. MB-3u-79, one region contains:
- a CDS encoding ABC transporter permease: MNFSFYIARRYLVSKNGKNAINIINILSFIITVVGTAALFIVLSGFSGLKDFSTEFSNYFDPDLKILPVSGKTVGIPLSRKRELEKIPGVALVCAVIEEKAFLNYEEKNDIAFIKGVPDDYVKMIRTDSILYYGSWLSQSDAQVVPGYSLASRLSLTVNNYGSYMQIMVPKPGVNAINKLNINSSFSRLDAIPVGTFSVNETLDSKYIFTRLSAARKLLEMNDSTASAVEIKLTPTANENDVRGAIHDVFEQPVKIKDKFQMNDALYKMLNSENLVVYLIFTLILIIALFNVVGSIIMMILDKKKNMKTLLDLGAPVSSLRKIFFIQGSLMTLSGGIIGLVIGIAFVVLQVKYDLIYIAPGIPYPFAMDVWNVIVSLATITVLGIIASYIGSRRINDRLLSQAKL; encoded by the coding sequence GTGAATTTTTCCTTTTACATAGCAAGACGTTACCTGGTTTCAAAAAATGGCAAAAACGCCATTAACATTATCAATATTCTTAGTTTTATTATCACTGTAGTGGGCACTGCAGCACTTTTTATTGTGCTTTCTGGTTTCTCAGGACTTAAGGATTTTAGCACTGAATTTTCCAATTATTTTGATCCAGACCTTAAGATCTTACCTGTAAGTGGTAAGACTGTTGGTATCCCGCTTTCGCGAAAGCGAGAACTAGAAAAAATACCTGGAGTGGCATTAGTTTGTGCGGTGATAGAGGAAAAGGCCTTCTTAAACTATGAGGAAAAGAATGATATCGCTTTTATCAAAGGCGTTCCAGATGATTATGTAAAAATGATCCGCACGGACTCCATTCTTTATTATGGCAGCTGGCTTTCTCAAAGTGATGCACAAGTAGTTCCCGGTTATTCACTTGCTTCTAGGCTTTCTCTTACCGTTAATAACTACGGGAGTTACATGCAGATTATGGTGCCTAAACCAGGGGTAAACGCCATCAATAAATTAAATATCAACAGCTCGTTTTCTAGACTGGATGCCATTCCTGTAGGGACATTTAGCGTTAATGAAACCCTGGATAGTAAATATATTTTTACCAGACTGAGTGCAGCGCGTAAGTTGTTGGAAATGAATGATTCTACGGCAAGTGCCGTTGAGATTAAATTAACTCCTACCGCAAATGAAAACGACGTAAGAGGGGCTATTCATGATGTCTTTGAACAACCAGTAAAAATCAAGGATAAATTCCAAATGAACGACGCATTATATAAAATGCTCAATTCAGAAAACTTAGTGGTTTATTTGATCTTTACCTTGATATTAATTATCGCTTTATTCAACGTGGTGGGCAGTATCATCATGATGATACTCGATAAGAAAAAGAATATGAAGACGCTGCTTGATCTTGGAGCACCAGTGAGCTCATTGCGTAAAATATTTTTTATTCAAGGAAGTCTTATGACGCTTTCGGGAGGTATCATAGGCCTTGTGATAGGAATCGCTTTTGTAGTCTTACAAGTAAAATACGACTTGATCTACATCGCTCCAGGTATTCCATATCCGTTTGCAATGGATGTATGGAATGTGATCGTTTCTCTTGCTACAATTACCGTATTGGGAATTATAGCTAGCTATATAGGCTCACGCAGAATTAACGATAGATTGCTGTCTCAGGCAAAGTTGTAA
- a CDS encoding molecular chaperone Tir, translating to MNNYFHTIKEYLLQIDFDIIRENPKDGIMVVEKESAGVKNMILGIAPPILIMEQYIFKINNKNEEVFKSLLQKNRDMVHGAFVLDESGTKVIFRDTLQIENLDFNELEGTLNSLSLLMSEYSDHIIKFSKY from the coding sequence ATGAATAATTACTTCCATACTATAAAAGAATACTTGTTACAAATAGACTTTGATATCATAAGAGAAAATCCCAAGGATGGAATTATGGTGGTAGAGAAAGAAAGTGCCGGCGTTAAAAATATGATCTTAGGAATTGCTCCACCCATTTTAATTATGGAGCAATACATATTTAAAATCAATAACAAGAACGAAGAAGTCTTCAAAAGCCTGCTACAAAAAAATCGCGATATGGTTCATGGTGCTTTTGTACTGGATGAAAGTGGTACTAAAGTCATATTTAGAGATACCCTTCAAATAGAAAACCTAGATTTTAATGAATTGGAAGGTACCCTCAACTCTTTGAGCTTATTAATGAGTGAGTACTCCGATCATATAATTAAATTTTCAAAATACTAA
- the recA gene encoding recombinase RecA, with protein sequence MADDKEKEAKLKALKLTLDKLDKAYGKGTVMKLGDKQVVEVESISTGSLALNAALGVGGYPRGRVVEIYGPESSGKTTLTLHAIAEAQKTGGIAAFIDAEHAFDRFYAEKLGVDLENLIISQPDNGEQALEIADNLIRSGAIDIIVIDSVAALTPKSEIEGEMGDSKMGLHARLMSQACRKLTSSISKTNCTVIFINQLREKIGVMFGNPETTTGGNALKFYASVRLDIRRSTQIKDSAGNVLGNKTRVKVVKNKVAPPFRMAEFDIMYGEGVSKLGEIIDLGVNYEIINKAGSWFSYEDTKLGQGRDSVKTILKDNPDLVEELEVKIMAAIKAVNA encoded by the coding sequence ATGGCAGACGATAAAGAGAAAGAAGCAAAATTAAAAGCCCTTAAACTTACCCTTGACAAGCTGGACAAGGCTTATGGTAAAGGAACAGTAATGAAATTGGGCGATAAGCAGGTAGTTGAGGTAGAATCTATTTCTACAGGATCTCTTGCCTTAAATGCAGCTCTAGGTGTAGGTGGATACCCTCGTGGCAGAGTTGTTGAAATATACGGTCCAGAATCTTCAGGTAAAACTACATTAACCTTACACGCCATTGCCGAAGCCCAAAAAACAGGTGGTATTGCCGCATTTATTGATGCAGAGCACGCATTTGATCGTTTTTATGCAGAGAAATTAGGTGTTGATTTGGAAAACTTAATTATTTCTCAACCAGATAATGGAGAGCAAGCATTAGAAATTGCAGATAATTTGATACGTTCTGGAGCAATAGATATTATTGTAATTGACTCCGTAGCAGCCTTAACTCCTAAAAGTGAAATTGAAGGAGAAATGGGAGATAGTAAAATGGGACTTCATGCCCGTCTAATGTCTCAAGCATGTAGAAAATTAACCAGTTCTATTTCAAAAACCAATTGTACGGTTATTTTTATCAACCAGTTACGTGAAAAGATAGGAGTGATGTTCGGTAATCCAGAGACAACTACTGGTGGTAATGCCTTGAAATTCTATGCATCGGTGAGACTTGACATTAGAAGATCTACACAGATTAAAGATAGCGCTGGTAATGTTTTAGGTAACAAAACCCGTGTTAAGGTGGTTAAGAATAAAGTAGCACCTCCCTTTAGAATGGCGGAGTTTGATATCATGTACGGTGAAGGAGTTTCTAAATTAGGAGAGATCATCGATTTAGGGGTTAACTATGAAATCATAAACAAAGCCGGTTCTTGGTTCTCTTATGAAGATACTAAATTAGGTCAAGGACGAGATTCTGTAAAGACAATTCTTAAGGATAATCCAGACCTTGTAGAGGAGTTGGAAGTTAAAATCATGGCCGCTATAAAAGCAGTAAACGCTTAA
- the rbfA gene encoding 30S ribosome-binding factor RbfA — translation MEESNRQKKIAGVLQEDLSAVIQDVMRKNVVTNLIVSVTKVTVTPDLGYAKVYLSVFPADKASTVVKEIVEMGAEIRYEVASRVRHQFRRMPELQFFNDDSLEYMDQIDRELKGENNPIENPDILPRRKRS, via the coding sequence ATGGAAGAAAGTAATAGACAGAAAAAAATTGCCGGAGTCTTACAGGAAGACTTATCAGCTGTTATTCAAGACGTAATGAGAAAGAACGTTGTGACTAACCTGATAGTATCCGTTACCAAAGTTACGGTTACTCCAGATTTAGGTTATGCAAAAGTATACCTATCTGTTTTTCCAGCAGATAAGGCCAGTACTGTAGTGAAGGAAATTGTTGAAATGGGTGCTGAGATACGTTATGAAGTGGCTTCTAGAGTGCGCCACCAGTTCCGTCGCATGCCAGAGCTTCAGTTCTTCAATGACGACTCCTTAGAATACATGGATCAAATAGACCGTGAGCTCAAAGGCGAAAATAATCCTATAGAAAATCCAGATATCCTGCCACGACGTAAGAGGTCTTAG
- a CDS encoding rhodanese-related sulfurtransferase has translation MQLYNKLSAEERRVLIRETGKERLTISFYQYHNIGNPELLRDHLFLHWHPMDVLGRIYVAHEGINAQLSIPAARFEEFKDFLDGIDFLENLRINIAREQDNESFLKLKVKVRDKIVADGLEDATFDVTNKGIHVDAIAFNQLIEDPNTVLVDMRNHYESEIGHFKNAWTPDVDTFRDSLDFIEDKLKDHKEGKKLVMYCTGGIRCEKASAYYKHKGFENVYQLEGGIIEYHRQVTEQGLENKFKGKNFVFDHRLAEKIGEEVIANCHQCGASCDAHTNCANDACHLLFIQCDSCKAAFENCCSQECNDIIQLPFEEQKALRAGHYNSNHIFKKGRSEKLVFKKHKEINE, from the coding sequence ATGCAACTGTATAACAAATTAAGTGCTGAAGAAAGACGCGTTTTAATACGGGAAACGGGAAAAGAACGCCTTACTATTTCTTTCTATCAGTACCACAACATTGGTAACCCTGAATTATTAAGAGACCATTTATTCTTACACTGGCATCCTATGGATGTTCTAGGAAGAATTTATGTCGCCCATGAAGGAATCAATGCCCAGCTCTCCATTCCAGCAGCTCGTTTTGAAGAATTTAAAGATTTCTTAGACGGTATTGATTTCTTAGAAAACCTGCGCATCAACATCGCACGCGAGCAAGATAATGAGAGTTTTTTAAAGCTCAAAGTTAAAGTGCGCGACAAAATAGTTGCTGATGGCCTGGAAGACGCCACTTTTGATGTAACTAATAAGGGTATACATGTAGACGCTATTGCATTTAATCAACTTATTGAAGATCCCAATACGGTCCTAGTGGATATGCGCAATCACTATGAATCTGAAATAGGTCATTTTAAAAATGCCTGGACTCCAGATGTAGATACCTTTAGAGACAGCCTTGATTTTATAGAAGACAAGCTCAAAGACCACAAAGAAGGTAAAAAACTAGTCATGTATTGTACGGGTGGTATACGTTGTGAAAAAGCCAGCGCCTACTACAAGCACAAAGGTTTTGAAAATGTCTATCAACTAGAAGGCGGGATTATAGAATACCACAGACAAGTCACCGAGCAAGGTCTCGAAAATAAATTCAAAGGTAAAAACTTTGTTTTTGACCATAGACTCGCAGAAAAGATAGGAGAAGAAGTCATTGCCAACTGTCATCAATGTGGTGCTTCTTGTGATGCACATACCAATTGTGCTAATGATGCTTGCCACTTGCTGTTTATTCAATGTGATTCCTGTAAAGCAGCATTTGAAAATTGCTGTAGCCAAGAATGTAACGATATCATACAACTGCCTTTTGAAGAGCAAAAAGCTTTAAGAGCTGGACACTACAACAGCAATCATATATTCAAAAAAGGCCGTTCAGAAAAACTGGTTTTTAAGAAACATAAGGAAATTAACGAGTAG
- a CDS encoding helix-turn-helix domain-containing protein — protein sequence MSFFGKNIKKIRGVKGLSQQAFADLFDLKRGTLGAYEEGRSEPKIDTIILIANHFSIAIGDMLTAELTVNQLLKFNDSLALTSEELAREQFAQIPCITEKTVEDYIEYYDNKAFLADLPQLSLPLNTEKEFIGYTVTSLEMTSHDKGLYPKDVVVAEKVPKNVIAKLNNGTIVLAVTDKELILRRLYVTHKGLVLRADHKKIEDICIDKKQVKQLWRVRYVFFRRIPDLSDSFEDKLAMLEMQMKELRGN from the coding sequence ATGTCGTTTTTTGGAAAAAACATTAAAAAAATACGTGGAGTAAAGGGCTTGAGTCAACAAGCTTTTGCAGACTTATTTGACTTAAAGAGAGGAACCCTAGGGGCTTATGAAGAAGGAAGGAGTGAACCCAAAATAGACACTATTATTTTAATTGCTAATCATTTTAGCATTGCTATAGGGGATATGCTAACGGCAGAATTAACCGTAAATCAGTTGTTGAAATTTAACGACAGCCTTGCTTTAACGTCAGAAGAACTAGCCAGAGAACAGTTTGCACAAATTCCTTGTATCACAGAAAAAACAGTGGAGGATTATATAGAATACTACGATAATAAAGCTTTTCTAGCAGATTTACCTCAGCTTAGTTTGCCGCTGAATACCGAAAAAGAATTTATAGGATATACGGTAACCAGTCTGGAAATGACCAGCCATGATAAAGGCTTGTATCCTAAAGATGTGGTGGTAGCAGAGAAGGTGCCTAAGAATGTGATTGCCAAATTAAATAACGGTACCATAGTGCTTGCGGTCACCGATAAAGAACTTATCCTGCGCCGACTTTATGTAACTCATAAAGGTCTTGTGCTGCGGGCTGATCATAAAAAAATCGAAGATATTTGCATTGATAAAAAGCAAGTAAAGCAATTGTGGCGCGTGCGTTATGTGTTTTTTAGAAGAATCCCAGATCTGTCAGATAGTTTTGAGGATAAACTTGCTATGCTAGAAATGCAGATGAAGGAATTGAGAGGTAACTAG
- the mce gene encoding methylmalonyl-CoA epimerase, with the protein MFGKIEHLGIAVKNLEEANEVYTKLLGRKPYKKETVASESVDTSFFQSGDNKIELLSATSEDSAIAKYISKRGEGIHHIAFAVEDIKAELLRLEKEGFQILNKEPKRGADNKWVAFVHPKGTNGVLVELCQEIKE; encoded by the coding sequence ATGTTTGGCAAAATAGAACACTTAGGAATAGCCGTTAAAAACCTGGAAGAGGCAAATGAAGTATATACCAAACTTCTAGGCCGCAAACCCTATAAAAAAGAAACAGTAGCAAGCGAATCTGTGGACACCAGTTTTTTTCAAAGTGGCGATAACAAAATTGAGCTATTGAGCGCCACTAGTGAAGACAGCGCGATAGCCAAATACATTTCCAAAAGAGGAGAAGGAATCCATCACATAGCATTTGCTGTAGAAGACATTAAAGCAGAGCTTCTTAGGCTTGAGAAAGAAGGTTTTCAAATCCTCAATAAAGAACCCAAACGCGGCGCTGATAATAAGTGGGTAGCCTTTGTACATCCTAAAGGAACAAATGGAGTTCTTGTAGAATTGTGTCAAGAAATTAAAGAATAG
- the dusB gene encoding tRNA dihydrouridine synthase DusB — translation MVKIGNIELPDFPLLLAPMEDVSDPPFRTLCKENGADVVFTEFISSEGLIRDAAKSTMKLDIYETERPVGIQIFGANLESMLQSVEIVERTRPDIIDINFGCPVKKVVSKGAGAGILKDIDLMVSLTEAMVKHTSLPITVKTRLGWDDDSIKIVEVAERLQDVGIKAISIHGRTRAQMYKGSANWDHIAAVKNNPRMHIPVFGNGDVTTPELAMKMRDEYGLDGCMVGRASIGYPWFFREVKHFFEHGTHMAKPTMAERVEIARRHLQLAIDWKGEKLGVFETRRHYTNYFKGIPDFKEHRMKMVTSDDSRGVFEAFEEVLEKFGDYNFA, via the coding sequence ATGGTTAAAATAGGCAACATAGAATTACCAGACTTTCCACTACTCCTTGCTCCTATGGAAGATGTGAGTGATCCACCTTTCCGTACGTTATGTAAAGAAAATGGCGCTGATGTGGTTTTTACAGAATTTATTTCTAGTGAAGGATTGATACGTGATGCTGCAAAAAGCACCATGAAGCTGGACATTTACGAGACAGAACGTCCTGTAGGAATACAGATTTTTGGAGCCAATTTAGAATCTATGCTTCAATCTGTAGAGATTGTAGAACGTACCAGGCCTGATATTATCGACATCAACTTCGGTTGTCCAGTAAAAAAAGTCGTGTCTAAAGGTGCCGGTGCCGGAATTCTTAAAGATATAGACCTTATGGTCTCGCTTACAGAAGCTATGGTAAAACACACCTCTTTACCTATTACCGTTAAAACCAGATTGGGCTGGGATGACGATTCTATTAAAATCGTAGAAGTGGCCGAACGTTTACAAGACGTAGGTATTAAAGCCATTTCTATTCACGGTCGTACACGAGCTCAAATGTATAAAGGAAGTGCTAATTGGGATCATATAGCAGCGGTCAAGAACAATCCTCGTATGCACATTCCTGTTTTTGGTAATGGTGATGTAACCACACCAGAGCTGGCCATGAAAATGCGCGATGAATACGGACTAGACGGCTGTATGGTAGGTAGAGCAAGTATTGGTTATCCGTGGTTTTTTAGAGAAGTAAAACATTTCTTTGAACACGGCACACATATGGCAAAGCCTACTATGGCAGAGCGTGTTGAAATAGCTCGCAGACACCTGCAACTGGCCATAGACTGGAAAGGAGAAAAGCTAGGTGTTTTTGAAACAAGACGACATTACACCAACTATTTTAAAGGTATTCCTGATTTTAAAGAACACCGAATGAAAATGGTCACTAGTGACGATTCCCGAGGAGTATTTGAAGCTTTTGAAGAGGTTTTAGAGAAATTTGGCGATTACAACTTTGCCTGA
- a CDS encoding fibronectin type III domain-containing protein, giving the protein MKLKLLLSTLVIVAFGIFSSAQSTINITTTGGSFTTEKWVNITDMADGAGTQIWGQGDGTYGNAQGLINQDIMLTPGTYWVNCYDRYADGWDGTTIDVTAYGASIGNNGGTSPDDGTNNDATSGWETPADELEASFMIVVPSPPACTVPSNVVLNNATDITATMDWTDSSTEDAGYNWEVVPDGDAQGVNVITSGTTAADAITVNITGLTQNTAYSFYLQSNCGAGTSTYVGPISFSTLCSPVAAAYTEDFELFTTSTSAFASGNCWAGTGGSYYWESAPGTDNGSSGTGPDPSITTGNYFYTEASGGAIGDTTDLVSPLVDLTALTAPALSFNYHMFGNEIGTLDVLVNGTTNVWSLSGQQQTSDTAPWGIAVVDLAAYVGQTISITFRATSAGTFEGDLAIDNVVFDEAPSCFAPTNVLVTATSIDGATIDFTNANTSTNTNVEYGAPGFVQGTGTPVSYTTIPFSLTGLMSATTYDFYLQSDCGMGDLTAWAGPFSFTTDCVAVAVFAENFDGVSTPNLPVCWNSFSSPVTGTAATVITNTVADNTAPNGVRLYSGGLTGNIGSGTASEGETILVSPELNNLAAGTHRVRFFADAGTATSTLEVGTITDPSDPSTFTSLSAIAPTTTHSEFIVNFDSYTGTDQYVAFRHIFAGTFDSMYLDNIAWEAIPSCPDTSNLTLASNTDVTATINFDSGNATSAGNYEYSLTTVAGTAPAVSGSWSDIAGANPNVTYTITGLTAETEYFVHVREVCAVGDESVWSPVPVNFTTACTTLIAPYTQDFENAGAVPNCWTLGGDEDWVFNLTGPNHVGNAGTLSGSTASGNYYAVLDDSSPDAADGQLNSPLVDVSGLSAPALSFYEISDNEGNASATLTVSVWDGAAWNVMGTYNTNTAGWELKIIDLSTLTFTGAAQARFSIADSGSFYDDIAIDDVSFNELPTCNNVSAVTIDSVTGDSVTVSWTENNVPLSTAWEVIAVPAGDPAPVVGTTNTTATPYTVTGLASSTAYDIYVRADCSTTFVGPLGVTTSAVCGDTVYDTGGVAGDYSNNESYTFTYLPDTAANVVTLDFTLVDLENCCDTLTIYDGLDTSAAVLEADLENPAVFSALNPSGAITIEFTSDFSVTRAGWEANYTCTPRPSCVDVSGLIVDSVTTDSATLSWTENNIPAGTAWEVVAVVSGGPAPVAGTSNATTNPYTIASLTANTSYDVYVRADCSTTFVGPISLTTSCAIVTTYPYTTDFTNNVPNACWDEAGSGEITDGPMTVGSSDWKAGRSYENFAGTATPSNLVNLYSNNDREWLLSESYDMSGTSNDVLSIEVAVTDYQFSGASNATDTDTMGSDDQVDLLITTDGGMTWISLMTWTAANQPSVTGTREFIDLSSYTGTVQFAFFATDGTVNDPEDYDFHVGMFIIDGTAGNEDVFESTLSLYPNPVNGDVVTISMDQRGASSVEVVVFNTLGQQVMTRSFDQVNHTINIDNISSLSKGMYFVRLSSGTQQATLKFIKE; this is encoded by the coding sequence ATGAAATTAAAATTACTCTTATCAACCTTGGTAATCGTTGCGTTTGGAATCTTTTCCAGCGCGCAGTCTACCATTAACATTACTACCACTGGAGGTAGTTTTACTACAGAAAAATGGGTCAATATTACCGATATGGCTGATGGCGCTGGAACTCAAATTTGGGGTCAAGGTGACGGTACTTACGGTAATGCACAGGGACTCATTAATCAAGACATCATGCTTACACCCGGAACTTATTGGGTGAATTGCTATGACAGATATGCTGACGGTTGGGACGGAACAACTATAGATGTTACTGCTTATGGAGCATCCATAGGTAATAACGGTGGTACCTCTCCTGATGACGGTACAAATAACGATGCTACTTCTGGCTGGGAAACTCCAGCAGATGAGTTAGAGGCGTCTTTTATGATAGTCGTACCTAGTCCACCGGCGTGTACAGTGCCTTCAAACGTTGTTTTGAACAATGCAACAGATATTACTGCTACTATGGATTGGACAGATTCTTCTACTGAAGATGCGGGTTACAATTGGGAAGTGGTGCCAGATGGTGATGCGCAAGGAGTAAATGTGATTACTAGCGGTACAACTGCTGCAGATGCTATTACAGTAAATATTACCGGTTTAACACAGAATACGGCATATAGCTTTTATTTACAGTCTAATTGTGGTGCTGGGACAAGTACATATGTAGGCCCTATTAGTTTTTCAACCTTATGTTCTCCTGTTGCAGCAGCTTACACTGAAGATTTTGAATTGTTTACTACATCAACATCTGCATTTGCATCAGGAAACTGTTGGGCAGGAACAGGAGGATCTTATTATTGGGAGTCTGCTCCAGGAACTGATAATGGATCAAGTGGAACAGGGCCAGATCCATCCATCACTACTGGAAACTATTTCTATACAGAAGCATCAGGTGGTGCTATAGGGGATACTACAGATTTAGTATCTCCACTAGTAGATTTAACAGCATTAACAGCACCAGCATTATCATTTAATTACCACATGTTTGGTAATGAAATAGGAACGTTAGATGTATTAGTAAATGGAACAACAAATGTTTGGAGTTTGTCAGGACAGCAACAAACAAGTGACACAGCTCCTTGGGGAATTGCAGTTGTAGATTTAGCAGCTTATGTAGGGCAGACGATCTCTATTACATTTAGAGCTACAAGTGCAGGTACTTTTGAAGGAGATCTCGCAATTGATAATGTAGTGTTTGATGAAGCGCCTAGTTGTTTTGCTCCCACTAATGTATTGGTAACAGCGACTTCAATTGATGGAGCAACTATCGATTTTACCAATGCCAACACTTCTACAAATACAAATGTTGAATATGGCGCTCCAGGATTTGTTCAAGGAACCGGTACTCCTGTTTCTTATACAACGATTCCTTTTTCACTAACAGGTCTAATGAGCGCAACAACCTATGATTTTTATTTACAGAGCGACTGTGGAATGGGGGATCTAACCGCTTGGGCAGGACCTTTTAGTTTTACCACAGATTGTGTTGCTGTTGCTGTTTTTGCCGAAAACTTTGACGGAGTTTCTACTCCTAATCTTCCTGTTTGCTGGAATTCTTTTAGTTCTCCGGTAACAGGAACTGCTGCAACTGTAATTACAAATACTGTTGCCGATAACACGGCACCAAATGGTGTACGACTTTATAGTGGTGGTTTAACTGGTAATATAGGTAGTGGTACAGCATCTGAAGGCGAGACTATTTTAGTTAGTCCAGAGCTTAATAACCTTGCGGCAGGGACTCATAGAGTTAGGTTTTTTGCCGATGCAGGTACCGCAACTAGTACTTTAGAAGTAGGAACAATTACAGATCCTTCTGACCCAAGTACATTTACTTCATTAAGCGCAATAGCTCCTACAACAACACATAGTGAGTTTATTGTGAATTTTGATAGCTACACAGGAACAGATCAATATGTTGCTTTCAGACATATTTTTGCAGGAACATTTGATTCTATGTATTTAGATAATATTGCATGGGAAGCGATTCCATCATGTCCAGACACTTCCAACCTTACTTTAGCTAGTAATACAGATGTAACGGCAACTATCAATTTCGATAGCGGTAATGCAACGAGTGCAGGAAACTATGAATATTCCTTAACAACAGTTGCTGGAACTGCTCCAGCTGTTTCTGGCTCATGGTCTGATATTGCTGGTGCAAACCCTAATGTGACTTATACGATAACAGGTTTAACAGCAGAGACAGAATATTTTGTCCACGTAAGAGAAGTTTGTGCAGTAGGAGATGAAAGCGTTTGGAGTCCAGTACCTGTGAATTTTACAACTGCTTGTACTACTCTAATTGCTCCTTACACACAGGATTTTGAAAATGCAGGTGCAGTCCCTAATTGCTGGACTCTAGGAGGAGATGAAGATTGGGTATTTAATTTAACAGGACCTAACCACGTAGGAAATGCAGGTACATTGTCTGGATCAACTGCATCTGGGAATTACTATGCTGTTTTAGATGACTCATCACCTGATGCTGCAGATGGACAATTAAATTCGCCATTGGTTGATGTTTCTGGACTAAGCGCACCAGCTCTTTCCTTTTATGAGATAAGCGATAACGAAGGTAATGCCAGTGCAACATTAACTGTAAGTGTATGGGATGGTGCTGCTTGGAATGTAATGGGTACCTATAATACAAATACTGCAGGATGGGAATTAAAGATTATAGACTTGAGTACGTTAACCTTCACAGGCGCTGCACAAGCTCGTTTTTCAATAGCAGATTCTGGATCTTTTTATGATGATATTGCAATTGATGATGTAAGCTTTAATGAATTGCCTACTTGTAACAATGTTAGTGCAGTTACTATAGATTCTGTTACGGGAGATTCAGTTACTGTAAGTTGGACTGAAAACAATGTTCCACTTTCAACGGCTTGGGAAGTTATAGCAGTACCAGCAGGTGATCCCGCTCCAGTAGTAGGAACAACTAATACAACTGCAACACCTTACACAGTAACGGGACTTGCTTCAAGTACGGCATATGACATTTATGTTCGTGCAGATTGTTCAACAACTTTTGTAGGACCTCTTGGGGTAACGACAAGTGCTGTATGTGGCGATACTGTATATGATACAGGTGGAGTTGCGGGTGATTATTCAAATAATGAATCTTATACCTTTACCTATTTACCAGACACTGCAGCAAATGTGGTAACATTAGATTTTACTTTAGTAGATCTAGAAAACTGTTGTGATACCTTAACTATTTATGATGGTTTAGACACGAGCGCTGCGGTTTTAGAAGCTGACTTAGAAAACCCAGCAGTCTTTTCGGCCTTAAATCCATCAGGGGCTATAACTATAGAATTTACATCTGATTTTTCTGTAACAAGAGCTGGATGGGAGGCAAACTATACATGTACGCCTAGACCTTCTTGTGTTGATGTATCAGGTTTAATAGTTGATTCTGTAACTACAGATTCAGCTACATTAAGTTGGACAGAGAATAACATTCCAGCAGGAACTGCTTGGGAAGTTGTTGCAGTTGTATCAGGAGGTCCAGCACCAGTTGCAGGAACAAGTAATGCTACTACAAACCCTTATACCATTGCTTCTTTAACAGCAAACACTTCATATGATGTGTATGTGAGAGCCGATTGTAGTACCACTTTTGTTGGACCAATTAGTCTTACAACTTCGTGTGCTATTGTTACTACCTATCCGTATACCACAGACTTCACAAACAATGTGCCTAATGCTTGTTGGGATGAAGCAGGTTCTGGAGAGATTACAGACGGCCCTATGACAGTAGGTTCTTCGGACTGGAAAGCTGGCAGGTCTTATGAGAATTTTGCTGGGACAGCAACCCCTAGTAACTTGGTAAATTTATACTCCAATAATGATAGAGAGTGGTTGCTTTCAGAGTCTTATGATATGTCTGGAACAAGTAACGATGTGCTTTCTATAGAGGTAGCCGTTACAGACTATCAATTTAGTGGAGCTTCTAATGCAACAGATACAGATACTATGGGATCTGATGATCAAGTAGATTTATTAATTACCACTGACGGAGGTATGACATGGATTTCTTTAATGACATGGACGGCAGCAAACCAGCCATCTGTGACTGGTACAAGAGAGTTTATTGATTTAAGTTCTTATACTGGAACCGTACAATTTGCATTTTTTGCTACTGACGGTACTGTAAATGACCCTGAAGATTATGACTTTCATGTAGGTATGTTTATTATCGATGGAACTGCAGGAAATGAGGATGTTTTTGAAAGTACTTTAAGTCTATACCCAAATCCAGTAAATGGAGATGTGGTGACGATCAGTATGGATCAGAGAGGTGCTTCTTCCGTTGAGGTTGTTGTTTTCAATACTTTAGGGCAACAAGTGATGACAAGATCTTTTGATCAAGTAAATCATACGATCAACATTGACAATATCTCTAGTTTATCTAAGGGTATGTACTTTGTGAGGCTTTCTAGTGGCACTCAACAAGCCACATTGAAGTTTATAAAGGAGTAA